One genomic window of Mucilaginibacter sp. SJ includes the following:
- a CDS encoding cellulose biosynthesis cyclic di-GMP-binding regulatory protein BcsB → MNKFFTLLAFILLFNTASQAQGNSIASFKAYGHDDEVVYGMSGAISFYFKVTPLIEMNGSKLVLFFEPSQALIKSHSYINLVINNKPAYSSHLGPDSIQKITLNLSRADLSPDKFLKIQIKTLLTITDDQCKDLDNPAMWLRIKNYSYLSLVKSNKNFFDNVNISNCFDSKKAIVYPSNPSLHDLKAVAWAYSRLKKTQTREIAVYEESKLPDSVRNYIRVGAIDKLPADARALVKVTPQNTQGLFYLHKSVSLLTDTIVHMVDVKGRFVPVKTVTQEQSPKEVLFVTGGDDTGYEKAITALGNMNILNSTYGDYLLINKAENTFFKTIDENRSKLSLKQIGGVSDFLSGIGSLKSAYSFKNSDFSFTPKEVEIRFVANYSGLAPGDRGFFNIYLNGLLISSEKLDASGKLNSSITINRYQHHKYNTLEAEFRFYPTNGNCRNSFTNFFAEVDVDKSYLESKNPFITSDLSFYQYPEAFNNGTTKIVVSEEYAKYAAGAMGEIIYELNNNINANNFPEFVYSKDLKQTDLKQYNIIALLSKDDKVLKEFRDAPIKFDRNFRLYNTDNNSPVYSLSDTVSNGLAQIFYGVSNNATLVLTATGTHVSEAFLAVSKSITEQLSTLSSNVCISDVNSNKYLFNINKSSENLEYIDTKSGLTRFWDSYNLYILLGILILILLSFLYVRSKVQKSQDLFND, encoded by the coding sequence ATGAATAAGTTTTTTACCTTATTAGCCTTTATCCTATTATTCAACACGGCTTCGCAGGCTCAGGGCAACAGCATTGCATCCTTTAAAGCCTACGGCCATGACGATGAGGTGGTATACGGCATGAGCGGCGCTATTTCATTTTACTTCAAGGTCACCCCTTTGATTGAAATGAATGGCAGTAAACTGGTTTTATTTTTTGAACCGTCGCAGGCATTGATAAAATCGCATTCGTACATTAACCTGGTTATTAATAACAAACCGGCATACAGCAGCCACCTGGGCCCCGATTCTATCCAGAAGATCACCCTTAACCTGAGCCGCGCCGACCTGAGCCCCGATAAATTCCTCAAGATCCAGATCAAAACCCTGCTCACCATTACCGATGACCAGTGTAAAGACCTGGATAACCCGGCGATGTGGTTAAGGATCAAAAACTACTCCTACCTGTCGCTGGTTAAAAGCAATAAAAACTTTTTTGATAACGTAAATATCAGCAACTGCTTTGACTCCAAAAAAGCTATCGTTTACCCGTCAAACCCAAGCCTGCACGACCTTAAGGCCGTAGCCTGGGCCTATTCAAGGTTAAAAAAGACCCAAACACGTGAGATTGCCGTTTACGAAGAAAGCAAACTGCCCGACAGCGTTCGTAACTACATCAGGGTAGGCGCCATTGATAAATTACCGGCCGATGCGCGCGCATTGGTAAAAGTTACCCCGCAAAATACGCAGGGTTTATTCTACCTGCATAAATCAGTAAGCCTGCTCACTGATACCATTGTGCACATGGTTGATGTAAAAGGCCGGTTTGTGCCGGTTAAAACCGTAACGCAGGAGCAATCGCCCAAAGAGGTGCTGTTTGTTACCGGCGGCGATGATACCGGCTATGAAAAGGCCATAACCGCCCTGGGCAACATGAATATCCTTAACTCAACCTATGGCGATTACCTGCTGATCAACAAGGCCGAGAACACCTTCTTTAAAACTATCGACGAAAACCGTTCAAAGCTATCCTTAAAGCAAATTGGCGGCGTGAGCGACTTCCTGTCGGGCATTGGCTCGTTAAAAAGCGCTTACAGCTTTAAAAACAGTGATTTCAGCTTCACCCCTAAAGAAGTGGAGATCCGTTTTGTTGCCAATTACAGCGGCCTTGCCCCCGGCGACCGCGGTTTCTTCAACATATACCTTAACGGCTTACTTATCAGCAGCGAAAAACTGGATGCATCGGGCAAGCTGAACAGCTCTATCACCATTAACCGTTACCAGCACCATAAATACAACACACTGGAGGCCGAATTTAGGTTTTACCCTACCAATGGCAACTGCCGCAACAGCTTCACCAACTTTTTTGCCGAAGTTGACGTTGACAAATCATACCTCGAATCAAAAAACCCCTTCATCACCAGCGACCTGAGCTTTTACCAGTATCCCGAGGCCTTTAACAACGGCACTACCAAAATTGTAGTAAGCGAGGAATACGCCAAATATGCCGCCGGTGCTATGGGCGAGATCATTTATGAGCTTAACAATAACATCAACGCCAATAACTTCCCCGAGTTTGTTTACTCGAAAGATTTGAAGCAAACTGATCTGAAGCAATACAATATCATAGCCCTGCTATCAAAAGATGATAAAGTACTTAAGGAGTTTCGCGATGCACCAATCAAGTTCGACAGGAACTTCAGGCTGTACAACACCGATAATAATAGCCCGGTTTACTCGCTTTCGGATACGGTATCAAACGGCCTGGCGCAAATATTTTACGGCGTAAGCAACAATGCTACCCTGGTGCTTACCGCTACCGGCACGCATGTTTCTGAAGCTTTCCTGGCGGTATCCAAATCCATTACCGAGCAGCTTTCAACCCTGTCGAGCAATGTTTGTATCTCGGATGTTAACTCCAACAAATACCTGTTCAACATCAACAAATCCAGCGAAAACCTGGAGTACATCGATACCAAGAGCGGCCTTACCCGTTTCTGGGACAGCTATAACCTGTATATATTGTTAGGCATCCTGATCCTGATCCTGCTTTCGTTCCTGTATGTGCGGTCAAAAGTTCAAAAATCGCAGGATCTGTTTAACGATTAA
- a CDS encoding sensor histidine kinase yields MFVQITNEELIRETSKKAWYQTNNIIWTIIFLYPLFSIVDFIYATNYWLQFFIIRIITILIIYGLFSYFQHKQFSYRILLHISFFMLSVTAAILCNLVNIQFLTIYFMLFATTLLFFNLQVFWEPLNSIIQTLMALLLLAIFFNLLSEYNLDLVLSNGGQIFFIISGISCLIPGARYKVIQREVRAQIMIEKSNEQLKQQNKDINEKNNLIDHQYEQLRKLDSQKNSFINIAGHDLKNLIGSIIMSNNMIREEDFRLSTDQKEFVGYIAESADKMQYMLNKLMDVKEIESPDMKFNMEIFDINVEVMHVFKGLYETALMKNIHLVDNILKLPLNVRLDKVFAGQVFQNLLSNAIKFSQTNNSIKVVTSLQRQRFVFEIIDEGIAIGQQELDMMFNKLKTLNDTHGVTESRLGLGLSIAKLMTQEMGGELSYRSNDNGNYFRVEFYVIN; encoded by the coding sequence ATGTTTGTTCAAATTACCAACGAAGAATTAATTAGAGAGACCTCCAAAAAAGCATGGTATCAAACCAATAATATAATCTGGACAATTATATTTCTGTACCCTCTTTTTAGTATTGTTGATTTTATTTACGCTACAAACTACTGGCTGCAGTTTTTTATTATCCGCATTATCACTATCCTTATTATATACGGCCTGTTCAGTTATTTTCAGCATAAACAATTTAGTTACCGCATATTATTGCATATCAGTTTCTTTATGCTTTCGGTAACGGCAGCTATATTATGCAACCTGGTAAACATTCAGTTCCTGACCATTTACTTTATGCTGTTTGCTACCACCCTGCTGTTTTTTAACCTGCAGGTTTTTTGGGAGCCTTTAAACTCCATTATCCAAACCTTAATGGCGCTATTGTTACTGGCCATTTTCTTTAACCTGCTAAGCGAATACAACCTCGACCTCGTTTTAAGCAACGGCGGGCAGATCTTTTTTATCATCTCGGGCATCTCCTGCTTAATACCCGGGGCGCGTTATAAGGTGATTCAGCGTGAAGTACGCGCGCAGATCATGATCGAAAAATCAAACGAGCAGCTTAAACAGCAAAACAAGGATATCAACGAAAAAAATAACCTCATCGATCATCAGTATGAGCAGCTCCGCAAGCTCGACAGCCAGAAGAACAGCTTTATCAATATTGCCGGACACGACCTTAAAAACCTCATTGGCTCTATTATAATGAGCAACAACATGATCAGGGAGGAAGATTTCAGGCTGAGCACCGACCAGAAAGAATTTGTGGGCTACATCGCCGAATCGGCCGATAAGATGCAGTATATGCTCAACAAGCTGATGGATGTTAAGGAGATCGAATCGCCGGATATGAAATTCAACATGGAGATCTTTGATATCAACGTTGAAGTGATGCATGTTTTTAAAGGCCTGTACGAAACTGCCCTCATGAAAAACATCCACCTGGTTGATAATATCCTGAAGCTGCCCCTCAACGTGCGGCTCGACAAAGTATTTGCCGGCCAGGTGTTTCAAAACCTGCTATCAAACGCCATCAAATTTTCGCAAACCAATAACAGCATTAAGGTAGTAACCAGCCTGCAGCGCCAGCGTTTTGTTTTCGAGATCATTGACGAAGGTATAGCCATAGGCCAACAGGAGCTGGACATGATGTTCAACAAGCTTAAAACCCTTAACGATACTCACGGCGTTACGGAAAGCCGCCTGGGTTTGGGCTTATCAATTGCCAAGCTGATGACCCAAGAAATGGGCGGCGAGCTCAGCTACCGCAGTAATGACAACGGTAATTATTTCAGAGTAGAATTTTACGTAATAAATTAA
- a CDS encoding acyl-ACP desaturase, producing the protein MRFFEEKRREVMVHIEKFMLEKIHEYLKPIDTIWQPSDFLPDSSRDSFFTEIKELQESAAGLSYDLIAVLIGDTITEEALPTYESWLTMVEGVSDNEEGGWMKWTRHWTGEENRHGDLLNKYLYLSGRVDMRMMEISTQYLISDGFDIGTGHDPYRNFIYTSFQELATNVSHRRVASQAKKYGDPLLSKMCGVIASDEARHAKAYKYFIEKIFEVDPSEAMIAFEDMMRKKIVMPAHFLREVGLKVGQTFGHFTDAAQRLGIYTAIDYVDILKELLTDWHIESITGLDEAGEKARDYVVNLPARLLRVAERMKNPMLEYKFTWING; encoded by the coding sequence ATGAGATTTTTTGAAGAAAAGCGCAGAGAAGTAATGGTGCATATCGAAAAGTTCATGTTAGAAAAGATACATGAATACCTGAAACCGATTGATACCATCTGGCAGCCGTCTGATTTTTTGCCTGATTCTTCAAGAGACTCGTTCTTTACCGAGATTAAGGAATTGCAGGAAAGCGCTGCAGGCCTTTCATATGATCTGATTGCTGTTTTAATTGGCGATACTATTACCGAAGAGGCTTTGCCTACTTACGAATCATGGCTTACCATGGTTGAAGGCGTATCTGACAATGAAGAAGGCGGCTGGATGAAATGGACCCGCCACTGGACCGGTGAGGAAAACCGCCATGGCGATTTGCTTAACAAATACTTGTACCTGTCTGGGCGTGTGGATATGCGCATGATGGAGATCTCCACCCAATACCTCATCTCTGATGGTTTTGACATTGGTACCGGTCATGATCCTTATCGTAACTTTATATATACCTCTTTCCAGGAGCTGGCAACCAATGTATCGCACCGTCGTGTAGCATCGCAGGCTAAAAAATACGGCGATCCGCTGCTTTCAAAAATGTGTGGTGTTATCGCATCCGACGAAGCCCGCCATGCTAAAGCTTACAAGTACTTTATCGAAAAAATATTTGAGGTAGATCCAAGCGAAGCCATGATAGCTTTTGAGGATATGATGCGTAAAAAGATTGTAATGCCTGCCCACTTCCTGCGCGAGGTTGGTTTAAAAGTAGGTCAAACTTTTGGTCATTTTACCGATGCTGCACAGCGTTTGGGCATTTACACCGCTATCGACTATGTTGATATCCTGAAAGAGCTGCTTACCGACTGGCATATCGAAAGCATAACAGGTTTGGACGAAGCCGGCGAAAAAGCCCGCGATTACGTGGTAAACCTTCCGGCCCGCTTACTGCGCGTAGCCGAGCGCATGAAAAACCCAATGCTGGAGTATAAGTTTACCTGGATTAACGGTTGA
- a CDS encoding mechanosensitive ion channel family protein: MPKIYSLLILFLFAAFTTQAQKLAEKNGEPVIINRDTLFKFYAPQGLFDPKERAGIVTQRIKALMSRLDFNPDSLTLKNDTSISIITYNGQMIMGVNNTDASYSELNRPQLAASYLSILKNKLGNVFESNSPKQLITNVLEAVAVVILLILLIWIVNKGFRWIKLKIILGWERRVEKLSAKGAPVAYASRLLPFISGLVNIGRLLVILLLVYLALPVLFYIFPSSQPIATQLIGFVVNPLKSILLAIVHFIPNLLTITVIYLVTRYIVKLVKFIATEIANGAIALKGFYPEWAIPTYNIIRVLMYAFMFVVIFPYLPGSQSKVFQGVTVFIGVLFSLGSSSAIANMVSGIVLTYMRPFKIGDRIKVGEIMGDVIEKNLLVTRVRTIKNEDVTVPNATILSGATVNYTSSSKTLGLILNTSVTIGYDAPWESIHNLLISAAEATEGILAHPKPFVLQTALNDFNVSYQINAYTDQPGKMAMIYSALYQNIQDKFNEAGMEIMSPHFTAVRDGSHIQIPENYVADGYKKPGYKIERDS, from the coding sequence ATGCCTAAAATTTATAGCCTGCTCATCCTTTTTCTGTTTGCTGCATTTACCACACAGGCACAAAAACTCGCTGAAAAAAACGGCGAACCGGTGATCATTAACCGGGATACCCTGTTTAAATTTTATGCCCCGCAGGGATTGTTTGATCCTAAAGAGCGCGCCGGGATTGTTACCCAACGCATTAAGGCCCTGATGAGCCGGTTAGATTTTAACCCGGATTCGTTAACGCTTAAAAACGATACGTCCATATCGATAATAACCTACAACGGCCAGATGATCATGGGCGTTAACAATACCGATGCCTCTTACTCCGAACTGAACCGGCCGCAGCTGGCAGCAAGCTACTTATCCATACTAAAAAACAAACTGGGCAATGTTTTTGAAAGCAACAGCCCCAAACAATTAATCACCAACGTGCTCGAAGCCGTGGCGGTTGTTATTTTACTGATTTTACTGATCTGGATCGTTAACAAGGGCTTCAGGTGGATAAAATTAAAGATTATACTGGGTTGGGAACGCCGGGTTGAAAAGCTGTCAGCCAAAGGGGCGCCCGTGGCTTATGCCTCACGCCTGCTTCCTTTTATCAGCGGACTTGTAAATATTGGCCGGCTACTCGTTATCCTGCTGCTGGTTTACCTGGCTTTGCCCGTATTGTTTTATATCTTTCCTTCGTCGCAGCCTATTGCTACACAGTTGATCGGCTTTGTGGTTAACCCCTTGAAAAGTATCCTGCTGGCCATTGTTCACTTTATACCCAACCTGCTTACCATAACGGTTATTTATTTGGTTACCCGCTACATTGTAAAACTGGTAAAATTTATAGCTACCGAAATAGCAAACGGGGCCATCGCTTTAAAGGGCTTTTATCCGGAATGGGCTATCCCAACTTACAATATCATCCGGGTACTGATGTACGCGTTTATGTTTGTGGTGATATTTCCATATTTGCCGGGGTCGCAGTCTAAAGTGTTCCAGGGGGTTACTGTGTTTATAGGCGTACTGTTTTCGTTAGGCTCCTCGTCGGCTATTGCCAATATGGTATCGGGCATTGTACTTACCTATATGCGCCCCTTTAAAATTGGCGACCGCATAAAAGTTGGCGAAATTATGGGCGATGTAATTGAAAAAAACCTGCTGGTTACCCGTGTGCGCACTATTAAAAACGAAGACGTAACCGTGCCCAACGCTACCATTTTAAGCGGTGCTACGGTTAACTATACGTCATCGTCAAAAACGTTGGGTTTGATACTGAATACCAGTGTTACTATTGGCTACGATGCCCCCTGGGAAAGTATCCATAACCTGCTCATTAGTGCGGCCGAAGCAACAGAGGGGATTCTTGCCCATCCAAAACCGTTTGTACTGCAAACCGCTTTGAATGATTTTAATGTGAGTTACCAGATAAACGCGTATACCGATCAGCCCGGCAAAATGGCCATGATCTATTCGGCATTGTATCAAAACATACAGGATAAATTTAATGAAGCAGGCATGGAGATCATGTCGCCGCACTTTACAGCTGTGCGCGATGGAAGCCACATCCAGATCCCCGAAAACTATGTTGCCGATGGATATAAAAAGCCGGGGTATAAGATAGAACGGGATAGCTAA
- a CDS encoding helix-turn-helix domain-containing protein produces the protein MEIKSKVGNRIKDIRERNGKSQKDLAYTADLDRSYIASVENGQRNISIVNLEKIAIALKVSLSELFQGI, from the coding sequence ATGGAAATTAAGTCGAAAGTCGGGAATCGCATAAAAGATATTCGTGAAAGAAACGGTAAATCGCAGAAAGATTTAGCATATACGGCAGACTTAGACAGAAGCTATATCGCAAGTGTTGAAAACGGTCAGCGAAATATTTCTATAGTTAATTTAGAAAAGATAGCCATAGCACTTAAGGTCAGCTTAAGTGAATTATTTCAGGGAATATGA
- a CDS encoding MjaI family restriction endonuclease — protein sequence MKIKIPNAQVQELLSGKKYNYLKYATQIMNLANQNAQGTRAKVVGQMSDLIQQFEGTSLADWEKWYLESYPKAIDDASDKVWEMVKAFQENIQKIDRDTVKQWIEELVIVKTFAGLKFQQAILKTVATKYNKEYRLATPEEESKGIDGVIGDIPVSIKPTTYKTKLGLNEVIDVPIIFYDKKKSEIVIEFDLPGLDI from the coding sequence ATGAAAATAAAAATACCCAATGCTCAAGTGCAAGAATTACTTTCCGGCAAGAAATATAATTACCTGAAATATGCCACTCAAATTATGAACCTGGCAAATCAAAATGCACAAGGTACAAGAGCGAAAGTAGTGGGACAAATGAGTGATCTCATCCAACAATTTGAAGGTACTTCACTTGCTGATTGGGAAAAATGGTATCTTGAAAGTTACCCGAAAGCTATTGATGACGCTTCTGATAAAGTATGGGAAATGGTGAAAGCGTTCCAGGAAAACATTCAAAAGATTGACAGAGATACAGTAAAACAATGGATTGAAGAGCTTGTAATCGTTAAAACATTTGCGGGGCTGAAATTTCAGCAGGCAATTTTAAAAACTGTTGCAACGAAATATAACAAAGAATATAGGCTGGCTACTCCTGAAGAAGAAAGCAAAGGAATTGATGGAGTGATTGGCGATATACCGGTTAGCATTAAGCCAACTACTTACAAAACTAAGCTTGGATTAAATGAGGTAATTGATGTACCTATCATTTTTTACGATAAAAAGAAAAGTGAAATTGTAATTGAGTTTGATTTGCCAGGACTCGATATTTAA
- a CDS encoding MjaI family restriction endonuclease — protein MNEFILPIEIAKFRSTNQTWNDLMLNDPWSVGYVTSLIVIEEFVTKEDWELFYYTSGEKRNHQIQHLNDEQRVLVNDEQLVLKNGASIRKLSWDLKNLNFQFGRTEEQLYRKGELLHGVVKNNGYDLTIEDCFQCVRFRVICETWNGVVVREVNTIATLKGLLPQADFRKVEGEFDHKYAVDYEVFKNDHLIYGLQIKPESYTRNAPYINKARFANQQKNQQYKAKYGVPVYDIIAGSSGNIINQEILKNL, from the coding sequence ATGAACGAGTTTATTTTACCAATAGAAATCGCTAAATTCAGATCAACCAACCAAACCTGGAATGACCTGATGTTAAATGACCCCTGGTCTGTTGGTTATGTAACCAGTCTGATTGTTATTGAAGAATTTGTAACTAAGGAGGATTGGGAATTATTTTACTATACAAGTGGTGAAAAAAGAAACCATCAAATCCAACATTTGAATGATGAGCAGCGGGTGTTAGTGAATGATGAACAACTTGTCTTAAAAAATGGAGCGAGTATTCGGAAATTATCCTGGGATTTAAAGAACTTAAACTTTCAGTTTGGTAGAACCGAAGAGCAATTGTATAGAAAGGGTGAGTTGTTACACGGAGTCGTAAAAAATAATGGTTATGACTTAACTATAGAAGATTGCTTTCAGTGTGTGCGCTTTCGAGTAATTTGTGAAACCTGGAATGGAGTGGTTGTAAGAGAAGTAAATACCATTGCGACATTAAAAGGTCTATTACCACAAGCAGACTTCCGAAAAGTTGAAGGTGAATTTGATCATAAATATGCAGTCGATTACGAAGTGTTTAAAAATGATCATTTAATTTACGGACTCCAGATCAAACCCGAATCTTATACACGGAATGCCCCTTATATCAATAAAGCCCGCTTTGCAAATCAACAAAAAAATCAACAATACAAAGCAAAATATGGAGTTCCCGTTTATGATATAATTGCTGGTAGCAGTGGAAATATTATTAATCAAGAAATTCTTAAAAATTTATAA
- a CDS encoding DNA-methyltransferase, with product MIFSTTKHEILVGAADKRLESIDDHTVNLVVTSPPYPMIEMWDEIMANQNPTIVNAQAVGNGSLSFELMHRELDKIWAQVERVLAPGGFACINIGDATRTINEHFSLYNNHSRIVSTFVKLGFTNMPNIIWRKQTNAPNKFMGSGMLPAGAYVTLEHEWILIFRKGGKRVFKTEEEKALRRESAFFWEERNIWFSDLWDLKGTKQKIENQESRNRSAAYPFELPYRLINMYSVKGDIVLDPFLGTGTTTLAAITSERNSIGIEIDSSFVQIVDENVNNAAPAQLNRYIQNRVEQHKIFLHNRSNDAKKNEIKHFNPHLNLPVMTSQETGIKVSYLRDVKKTKEGFEASYTETSKNEHLSFKRRSISNQELINF from the coding sequence ATGATTTTTTCTACAACCAAGCATGAGATTTTAGTTGGGGCCGCAGACAAACGGTTGGAAAGTATTGATGACCATACGGTGAATTTAGTAGTTACTTCACCTCCTTATCCTATGATCGAAATGTGGGACGAGATCATGGCTAATCAAAATCCAACTATAGTGAATGCACAAGCCGTTGGAAATGGTAGCTTGAGTTTTGAACTTATGCATCGGGAATTAGACAAAATTTGGGCGCAGGTGGAGAGAGTACTTGCCCCTGGTGGATTTGCTTGTATAAACATTGGGGATGCCACAAGGACGATCAACGAACATTTTTCTCTATATAATAATCATTCACGTATTGTATCTACATTTGTTAAACTCGGATTCACCAATATGCCCAACATCATCTGGCGAAAGCAGACTAATGCTCCTAATAAATTTATGGGCTCAGGAATGCTGCCTGCTGGCGCGTATGTTACATTAGAACATGAATGGATCTTAATCTTTCGTAAAGGAGGGAAACGAGTGTTTAAGACAGAAGAAGAGAAAGCATTGAGGCGTGAAAGTGCCTTTTTTTGGGAGGAAAGAAATATTTGGTTTTCCGATCTTTGGGACTTGAAAGGCACAAAACAAAAAATCGAAAATCAGGAATCAAGAAACAGAAGTGCCGCCTACCCTTTTGAATTACCTTATCGGTTAATTAATATGTATTCCGTTAAGGGCGATATCGTGTTAGATCCGTTCTTAGGAACAGGAACTACTACTTTGGCTGCTATAACATCCGAAAGAAATAGCATAGGCATTGAGATTGATTCTTCTTTTGTACAAATCGTAGACGAAAATGTAAATAATGCTGCTCCTGCACAATTGAACAGATATATACAGAACCGCGTTGAGCAACATAAAATCTTTCTACATAATCGCAGTAATGACGCGAAGAAAAACGAAATTAAACATTTTAATCCTCACCTTAATCTACCTGTAATGACTTCACAGGAAACCGGAATAAAGGTATCCTACTTGAGGGATGTTAAGAAAACTAAAGAAGGATTTGAAGCATCCTATACAGAAACATCTAAAAATGAACACCTTTCATTCAAAAGACGTAGCATTTCCAATCAGGAGCTTATAAATTTTTAA
- a CDS encoding aldo/keto reductase: MNYKLLGRSGLKVSELCLGTMGFGTEGGWGAEKDASFAIMDAFANAGGNFIDTANVYKLGTSEKIIGEYLGNHDRDYFVLATKYTLKDNITNPNASGNNRKNMMRSVEESLKRLKTDFIDVLYLHIWDNITPIDEVLRGLDDLIKQGKVTYAAISDTPAWVVSKGNTLAELMGWSQFIALQVEYSLLARTAERELIPMAKHYGMTVTPWAPLAGGALTGKYLRGEQGRVKPESNRRNDRAKTITEAVVAIAAELGVSESHVALQWMMDRDFSCIPIVGATKIDQLNDNLKAIDTKLTPDHFKKLNEASAIELGFPGDFFNEDAVKMNSFGGFYDRVEKR; encoded by the coding sequence ATGAACTACAAATTATTAGGCCGCTCGGGCCTTAAAGTTTCTGAATTATGCCTGGGCACTATGGGCTTCGGTACCGAAGGCGGCTGGGGCGCCGAAAAAGATGCCAGCTTTGCCATTATGGATGCCTTTGCCAATGCAGGCGGCAATTTTATTGATACCGCCAATGTGTACAAACTGGGTACCAGCGAGAAGATCATTGGCGAATACCTGGGTAATCATGACCGCGATTATTTTGTGCTGGCTACCAAGTACACGCTGAAAGATAATATTACCAATCCTAATGCATCGGGCAATAACCGCAAAAACATGATGCGTAGCGTGGAAGAAAGCCTTAAACGCCTCAAAACTGATTTTATTGATGTGCTGTACCTGCACATCTGGGATAATATTACCCCGATTGATGAGGTTCTGCGCGGGTTGGACGACCTGATAAAACAGGGCAAAGTAACCTATGCCGCTATCAGTGATACGCCCGCGTGGGTGGTATCAAAAGGAAATACCCTTGCCGAGCTGATGGGCTGGAGCCAGTTTATTGCCTTGCAGGTTGAGTACAGCCTGCTGGCCCGCACCGCCGAGCGTGAACTGATCCCGATGGCGAAACATTATGGCATGACAGTTACCCCCTGGGCCCCGCTGGCTGGTGGTGCTTTAACCGGTAAATACCTGCGCGGCGAACAGGGACGTGTAAAACCGGAAAGTAACCGCCGTAACGACAGGGCTAAAACCATTACTGAAGCCGTTGTAGCCATCGCCGCTGAACTCGGGGTATCCGAAAGCCATGTTGCACTGCAATGGATGATGGACAGGGATTTTAGCTGTATACCTATAGTTGGTGCAACCAAAATTGACCAGCTAAACGATAACCTCAAAGCAATAGATACGAAATTGACCCCTGATCATTTTAAAAAACTGAATGAAGCAAGCGCGATTGAATTAGGTTTCCCCGGCGATTTTTTCAATGAGGATGCCGTGAAAATGAACAGTTTCGGTGGGTTTTATGATAGGGTTGAAAAAAGGTAG
- a CDS encoding DUF4846 domain-containing protein, producing the protein MKILTTCLLLLLNINITPPDNVIKRFAVPEGYQRITASPGSFGAWLQALPLKPAGTPTKTYKGDIARTDVYTAAVIDMSVGNQGLQQCADAVMRLRGEYLYQQKKYNEISFNFTSGFKCDYEHYAKGYRYQNDRWVLKAKPDYSYKTFLNYMNLVFSYAGTLSLQKELKTVANPNDVKPGDVFIRGGSPGHCFIVLDVVENADHQKQFLLAQSFMPAQNIQVLKYDSPWFAMDQHSGIMYGELISKNYLKRF; encoded by the coding sequence ATGAAAATCCTGACCACCTGCCTGCTCTTGCTTTTGAATATTAATATTACTCCTCCGGATAACGTGATTAAAAGATTCGCGGTACCGGAAGGCTATCAGCGTATAACAGCTTCGCCCGGCAGTTTCGGGGCATGGCTGCAGGCTTTACCTTTAAAGCCGGCGGGCACACCAACCAAAACTTACAAAGGCGATATTGCCCGCACCGATGTTTACACCGCTGCGGTTATTGACATGAGCGTGGGCAACCAGGGCCTGCAACAATGCGCTGACGCGGTGATGCGCTTACGCGGCGAATACCTTTATCAGCAAAAAAAATACAACGAAATTTCTTTTAACTTTACCAGCGGTTTTAAATGCGACTATGAGCACTATGCCAAAGGATATCGTTATCAAAATGATCGTTGGGTATTGAAAGCCAAACCTGATTATTCATACAAAACATTCTTAAATTACATGAATTTGGTATTCAGTTATGCGGGCACCCTGTCCCTGCAAAAAGAATTAAAAACTGTGGCCAATCCCAATGATGTAAAACCAGGCGATGTATTTATCCGCGGAGGCTCGCCCGGACATTGTTTTATTGTGCTCGATGTTGTAGAAAATGCGGATCATCAAAAGCAATTTTTGTTAGCACAGAGTTTTATGCCGGCCCAAAATATCCAGGTGCTAAAATATGATTCACCCTGGTTTGCTATGGACCAGCATAGCGGGATCATGTATGGCGAGCTGATTAGCAAAAATTATTTGAAGCGGTTTTAG